From Algoriphagus sp. NG3, the proteins below share one genomic window:
- the acs gene encoding acetate--CoA ligase has protein sequence MSDRIHTLSGYLYEYQKSVTQPEEFWARIADSFHWRKRWSKVLKWNFEEPNVQWFVDGKLNITENIFERHLFTIGDRPAIIWEPNDPQEDGRTLTYKELFHEVNRFANALKSKGITKGDKVIIYMPMVPEAAIAMLACARIGAIHSVVFAGFSSSALADRVIDCEAKAILTSDGNFRGSKKIAVKAVVDEALEKSSVETVIVYQRTKQEVTMKEGRDFWWHEVIAEASNECTAEEMDSEDMLFILYTSGSTGKPKGVVHTIGGYMVYSQYSFDNVFQYSEGDVYWCTADVGWITGHSYIVYGPLLAGATTLMFEGVPTFPDAGRFWDVVQKHKVNVFYTAPTAIRALQAYGTDPIQKYDLSSLKVLGSVGEPINEEAWHWYHTHIGKNRCPIVDTWWQTETGGIMVSPIAGITPTKPAYATLPLPGVQLCIVDPEGNELTGNSVEGNLCIKFPWPGMIRTTYGDHERCKQTYFSTYKGMYFTGDGVKRDHDGYYRILGRVDDVINVSGHRMGTAEVENAINEHPKVIESAVVGYPHEVKGQGIYAYVIADLTNRTEDNLINEIKEMVSKIIGPIAKPDKIQLVPGLPKTRSGKIMRRILRKVAEGSLDNMGDTSTLLDPDVVTKIIEGKK, from the coding sequence ATGAGTGACAGAATACATACCCTTAGCGGCTATCTCTACGAGTACCAAAAAAGCGTAACCCAACCAGAAGAATTCTGGGCAAGAATTGCAGATTCATTTCATTGGAGGAAGCGTTGGTCTAAGGTGCTCAAGTGGAACTTCGAAGAGCCCAATGTGCAATGGTTTGTAGATGGTAAGCTTAATATCACTGAAAATATATTTGAGCGTCACCTGTTTACCATTGGTGACCGCCCTGCCATCATCTGGGAGCCCAATGATCCCCAAGAAGATGGAAGAACCCTTACTTATAAGGAGTTATTCCATGAGGTTAATCGCTTTGCAAATGCTTTAAAAAGTAAAGGCATCACTAAAGGGGATAAGGTAATCATCTATATGCCGATGGTACCAGAAGCGGCTATTGCCATGCTTGCCTGTGCCAGAATCGGTGCCATCCACTCGGTGGTTTTTGCAGGGTTTTCCAGCTCAGCTTTGGCTGATCGGGTGATTGATTGCGAAGCAAAAGCCATATTGACTTCCGACGGAAATTTCCGCGGCAGCAAGAAAATTGCCGTGAAAGCTGTAGTGGATGAAGCCTTGGAAAAAAGCTCTGTGGAAACGGTGATCGTGTATCAGCGGACTAAGCAGGAGGTCACTATGAAAGAAGGCCGTGATTTCTGGTGGCATGAAGTGATCGCTGAAGCTTCAAATGAATGCACCGCCGAAGAAATGGACAGCGAGGACATGCTTTTCATACTCTATACATCTGGCTCCACTGGCAAGCCCAAAGGTGTCGTCCACACTATAGGTGGATATATGGTGTATTCCCAATATTCCTTCGATAATGTCTTTCAGTATTCCGAAGGGGATGTGTATTGGTGTACAGCTGATGTAGGCTGGATTACAGGCCATTCTTACATTGTTTACGGACCGCTTTTGGCCGGTGCTACTACGTTGATGTTTGAGGGAGTTCCTACTTTCCCTGATGCCGGCAGGTTCTGGGATGTGGTGCAAAAACACAAAGTAAATGTGTTCTACACTGCTCCTACCGCCATTCGCGCACTTCAGGCGTATGGGACTGATCCTATCCAAAAATATGACTTAAGCTCTTTGAAGGTCTTGGGTTCTGTAGGCGAACCGATCAACGAAGAAGCATGGCACTGGTATCATACCCATATCGGCAAGAATAGATGCCCTATCGTAGATACTTGGTGGCAGACGGAAACAGGCGGAATCATGGTCTCACCCATTGCCGGAATCACTCCTACAAAGCCAGCTTATGCGACTTTGCCTCTTCCCGGAGTACAGCTGTGCATCGTAGATCCTGAAGGGAATGAGCTTACCGGAAACTCAGTAGAAGGCAATCTTTGCATTAAGTTCCCTTGGCCTGGCATGATCCGTACCACCTATGGAGATCACGAACGTTGCAAGCAAACGTATTTTTCTACTTACAAGGGTATGTACTTTACAGGTGATGGCGTGAAGCGCGATCATGATGGATACTATAGAATCCTTGGCCGTGTAGATGACGTGATCAATGTTTCCGGTCATAGAATGGGAACAGCGGAGGTTGAAAATGCAATCAATGAGCACCCTAAAGTGATAGAATCTGCGGTAGTTGGTTATCCACATGAAGTGAAGGGTCAGGGAATCTATGCGTATGTTATAGCTGACTTGACTAATAGAACAGAGGATAACCTGATCAACGAGATTAAGGAGATGGTTTCCAAAATTATCGGTCCTATAGCTAAGCCTGATAAAATCCAGCTGGTGCCGGGACTACCGAAAACAAGGTCAGGCAAAATCATGCGTAGAATCTTGCGGAAAGTGGCGGAGGGATCTCTGGACAACATGGGAGACACCAGCACCTTGCTTGACCCAGATGTGGTGACTAAGATTATAGAAGGGAAAAAGTAA
- a CDS encoding sodium:solute symporter family protein, with product MEILTWTYLLVGITFAIYIGIAIWSRAGSTQEFYVAGGGVSPLANGMATAADWMSAASFISMAGIISFAGYDGSVYLMGWTGGYVLLALLLAPYLRKFGKFTVPDFVGDRYYSNTAKVVAVICALFISFTYVAGQMRGVGIVFSRYLEVPIEWGVVIGMCIVFFYAVLGGMKGITYTQVAQYCVLIFAYMVPAIFISMQLTGNPIPQLGLGGTVADGTLLLDKLDGVLTELGFDAYTAGRKSITDMFMITLALMVGTAGLPHVIVRFFTVPRVKDARLSAGYALVFIAILYTTAPAIAAFGIYNAIDSTSEKNISDLPEWISTWQKTDLIKLDDKNGDGKIQYVADPEANELSIDRDIMVLASPEIAQLPNWVVGLVAAGAMAAALSTAAGLLLVISTSVSRDLFKTFRPDISEKKELRIARFAAAGAVLLAGYFGVNPPGFVAQVVAFAFGLAAASFFPVIIMGIFSSRVNKEGAISGMITGLVFTIGYIIYFKFISPDMNTAEYWWFGVSPEGIGSIGMILNFIACVAVSSFTPAPPQSVQDMVQEIRIPRGAGKAHDH from the coding sequence ATGGAAATATTAACCTGGACCTATCTATTGGTAGGAATTACATTTGCAATATATATCGGTATTGCTATCTGGTCACGAGCCGGATCTACACAGGAATTTTATGTGGCAGGTGGAGGAGTATCCCCACTGGCTAATGGTATGGCAACGGCAGCAGATTGGATGTCAGCCGCTTCATTTATCTCGATGGCGGGCATCATTTCCTTTGCAGGCTATGATGGTTCCGTTTACCTCATGGGCTGGACAGGGGGCTATGTTTTACTTGCGCTTCTTCTTGCTCCATATTTAAGGAAATTCGGAAAATTCACCGTCCCGGATTTCGTCGGAGACCGTTACTATTCCAACACCGCCAAAGTAGTAGCGGTAATCTGTGCCTTATTCATCTCTTTCACCTACGTAGCAGGACAGATGCGCGGTGTGGGAATAGTTTTTTCCCGTTATCTAGAAGTACCTATTGAGTGGGGAGTAGTGATCGGGATGTGTATTGTGTTCTTCTATGCTGTACTCGGAGGAATGAAAGGCATTACCTACACCCAAGTGGCGCAGTATTGTGTATTGATCTTTGCGTACATGGTTCCGGCTATTTTTATTTCCATGCAATTAACCGGGAATCCTATACCTCAATTAGGACTGGGTGGAACTGTTGCAGATGGTACCCTATTGTTGGATAAACTGGATGGAGTGTTGACCGAGCTGGGCTTTGATGCCTACACTGCCGGAAGAAAAAGCATCACGGATATGTTTATGATTACCTTGGCCTTGATGGTGGGTACAGCAGGGTTGCCCCATGTGATAGTCCGCTTTTTCACTGTACCAAGGGTGAAAGACGCCAGGCTGTCGGCGGGATATGCATTGGTATTTATAGCCATCTTATATACCACAGCACCTGCAATTGCCGCTTTTGGTATCTATAATGCTATAGACAGCACTTCTGAGAAAAACATCTCTGATTTACCTGAGTGGATCAGCACTTGGCAGAAAACAGACTTGATCAAATTAGATGATAAAAATGGGGATGGGAAGATCCAGTACGTGGCCGATCCTGAAGCCAATGAATTGAGTATAGACCGGGATATCATGGTATTGGCAAGTCCTGAGATAGCCCAGCTGCCTAATTGGGTCGTGGGATTGGTGGCAGCCGGAGCTATGGCGGCAGCTCTATCTACCGCAGCAGGTTTGCTTTTGGTTATTTCCACTTCAGTTTCCAGGGATTTGTTTAAGACTTTCAGGCCTGATATTTCGGAGAAAAAGGAGTTGAGAATAGCCCGGTTTGCGGCGGCAGGGGCTGTTTTGCTAGCGGGATATTTTGGTGTAAATCCTCCAGGTTTTGTAGCTCAGGTAGTTGCATTTGCTTTTGGCTTGGCTGCGGCATCCTTTTTTCCAGTGATCATCATGGGGATTTTCTCATCCAGAGTGAATAAGGAAGGAGCGATTTCAGGGATGATTACCGGTTTGGTCTTTACGATAGGATACATCATTTACTTCAAATTTATAAGCCCGGACATGAATACCGCGGAATACTGGTGGTTTGGTGTTTCACCGGAAGGTATCGGATCTATAGGAATGATTCTTAATTTTATAGCATGTGTCGCAGTTTCCAGTTTCACGCCTGCTCCTCCACAGTCAGTTCAGGACATGGTTCAGGAAATTAGGATCCCCCGTGGTGCGGGGAAAGCACATGATCATTAA
- a CDS encoding DUF4212 domain-containing protein, with the protein MPTEKEKMKAYWRKNLQVLFMLLTVWFVVSFGFGILLVDQLNEIRLGGFKLGFWFAQQGSIYTFVVLIFVYVVRMNRLDREFDVDEE; encoded by the coding sequence ATGCCCACCGAAAAAGAAAAAATGAAAGCCTATTGGCGCAAAAATCTCCAAGTACTTTTTATGCTGCTTACCGTATGGTTTGTAGTCTCATTTGGGTTTGGAATCCTCCTTGTGGACCAGCTGAACGAAATCCGGCTCGGGGGGTTTAAACTCGGTTTTTGGTTTGCCCAGCAGGGATCAATTTACACTTTTGTGGTTTTGATATTTGTCTATGTCGTTCGGATGAACAGACTGGATAGGGAATTTGATGTGGACGAGGAATAA
- a CDS encoding ZIP family metal transporter, giving the protein MEFKFLLLFLTAMISGSLVFFAPNFREKYFRLVLVFAGSYLFSITILHILPELFDSGFDTKQMGFYILIGFLLQQLLEFWSSGIEHGHIHAHEHQGSKAMVTVMLGLFIHAFLEGTLLSHGALMDEGEHLGHVHSSKTVLLGILFHKGPAAFALVAVLSSTLSKKTTLILLTLFALASPLGMMSSSFLYESGMLEKQGIGILYGLVAGGFLHISTTIFFESSPHHKFQLNKLLVSFFAAGLAILSEFFMN; this is encoded by the coding sequence ATGGAATTCAAATTTTTACTTCTTTTTCTTACTGCCATGATCTCAGGATCTTTGGTGTTTTTTGCCCCTAATTTCAGAGAAAAATACTTTCGGCTGGTTTTGGTATTTGCTGGATCATATCTCTTTTCCATTACCATTCTACACATACTTCCGGAACTATTTGACAGTGGATTTGATACCAAGCAGATGGGATTCTACATTCTTATAGGATTTCTTCTTCAGCAATTATTGGAGTTTTGGTCAAGCGGAATTGAGCATGGTCACATTCATGCTCATGAACATCAAGGTAGTAAAGCTATGGTTACAGTGATGTTGGGCTTGTTTATCCATGCTTTTTTGGAAGGCACGCTGCTTTCCCATGGGGCACTGATGGATGAGGGTGAGCATCTTGGCCATGTGCACAGCAGTAAAACTGTCCTCTTAGGCATTCTGTTTCATAAGGGACCGGCGGCTTTTGCTCTCGTGGCTGTTTTATCCAGTACCTTAAGCAAAAAGACCACACTTATTTTATTGACACTTTTTGCCTTGGCTTCACCGCTGGGGATGATGTCCAGTTCTTTTCTATATGAAAGCGGTATGCTGGAAAAGCAGGGTATTGGTATTTTGTATGGCTTGGTGGCCGGAGGTTTTTTGCATATTTCCACTACGATTTTCTTTGAAAGCAGTCCCCACCACAAGTTCCAGCTGAACAAATTGCTGGTAAGTTTTTTTGCTGCCGGTCTGGCCATTTTGTCTGAGTTTTTTATGAACTAA
- a CDS encoding FAD:protein FMN transferase, which produces MRRNARKNIIYSIVLLTAIILVYLWRNRDTSEIKLADTQVVPGKIYLAGQTMGTTYKVTYLDEENRDLQSAIDSLLRVFNQSLSTYIPDSELSKFNQGDTIDFNLPFLLPVLETSRTVYENTNGAFDPTVGPLVNIWGFGPTGPELKDSVDIKLMLGSVGFDKIDFDQKQLRKKSPGIYLDFSAIAKGYGSDVIADFLKSAGITDFLVEIGGELVANGVNEKGELWKVGINRPEESANASELISIIALQNRGMATSGNYRNFYMRDSVKISHTINPATGYPVNHSLLSATVLAENCMLADAYATAMMVMGKEKALALDSALSEIDVFLIYDDGNGGYKTFASENLKPYLSFLQED; this is translated from the coding sequence ATGCGCCGAAATGCACGTAAAAATATAATTTATTCCATAGTCCTATTGACTGCCATCATTTTGGTGTACTTGTGGAGAAACCGGGATACCTCAGAGATTAAGCTTGCTGATACACAAGTGGTACCGGGTAAAATATACCTGGCGGGGCAAACAATGGGAACTACCTACAAGGTGACCTATTTGGACGAAGAAAATCGGGATCTTCAGTCGGCTATAGATTCCCTTTTGCGTGTGTTCAACCAAAGTCTTTCTACGTACATCCCGGATTCCGAACTGAGTAAATTTAATCAGGGGGATACGATTGATTTTAATCTTCCATTTTTACTGCCTGTTTTGGAGACCTCCAGAACTGTCTATGAAAATACTAATGGGGCATTTGACCCTACCGTGGGGCCCTTGGTCAATATTTGGGGATTTGGGCCCACAGGCCCAGAATTGAAAGACAGTGTGGACATCAAGCTTATGTTGGGGAGTGTGGGTTTTGACAAGATTGATTTTGATCAAAAGCAACTGCGTAAAAAGAGCCCGGGCATCTATTTGGATTTTTCAGCCATAGCCAAAGGATATGGATCAGATGTAATTGCGGATTTTCTTAAAAGTGCAGGAATTACTGACTTTCTGGTGGAAATAGGTGGAGAACTGGTAGCCAATGGTGTAAATGAGAAAGGAGAACTGTGGAAGGTTGGTATCAATAGGCCAGAGGAATCCGCAAATGCTTCCGAATTGATAAGTATAATCGCACTTCAAAACCGGGGAATGGCTACTTCTGGGAATTACCGTAACTTTTATATGAGGGATTCTGTGAAGATTTCACACACGATCAATCCGGCGACCGGATATCCGGTAAACCACTCCCTGCTCAGCGCTACCGTGTTGGCGGAGAATTGCATGCTGGCTGATGCATATGCCACGGCTATGATGGTCATGGGAAAAGAAAAGGCTCTTGCTCTGGATTCTGCACTCAGCGAAATCGACGTTTTTTTGATATATGACGATGGAAATGGTGGTTATAAGACATTTGCAAGTGAGAACTTAAAGCCATACCTGTCTTTTTTGCAGGAGGATTAA
- the ruvB gene encoding Holliday junction branch migration DNA helicase RuvB, with product MREDYLTGEDENLSPKDRDFEKALRPLSFEDFTGQFKIVENLRVFVLAAKRRNEPLDHVLLHGPPGLGKTTLSHIIANELQAGIKITSGPVLDKPSDLAGLLTNLEEGDVLFIDEIHRLNPIVEEYLYSAMEDFRIDIMLDSGPNARSVQISLSPFTLIGATTRSGLLTSPLRARFGINSRLEYYDAKLLTDIVSRSAGILQTPIDEVAAFEIARRSRGTPRIANMLLRRTRDFAQVKGNGTITLDIAKIALDALDVDVNGLDEMDNRILLTIIEKFKGGPVGLSTIATACGEEAETIEEVYEPFLIQEGYLKRTARGRMATELAYKHLKIKPAQGMGGLFEGM from the coding sequence ATGAGAGAAGACTATTTAACTGGAGAAGACGAAAACCTAAGCCCGAAGGACAGAGATTTCGAAAAAGCTTTACGCCCACTGAGCTTTGAGGATTTCACAGGTCAGTTTAAGATCGTGGAAAATCTGCGCGTATTTGTGCTTGCGGCAAAGCGCCGGAACGAACCTCTAGATCATGTATTGCTGCATGGCCCACCAGGTTTGGGCAAAACTACCCTTAGCCACATTATAGCCAATGAGCTCCAGGCGGGTATCAAGATCACCTCTGGACCTGTATTGGATAAACCTTCAGATCTGGCAGGACTACTTACAAATCTTGAAGAAGGCGATGTATTGTTTATAGATGAGATCCACCGGCTCAATCCTATAGTGGAAGAATACCTGTATTCCGCTATGGAAGACTTCCGCATTGATATTATGCTGGACTCTGGCCCCAATGCCAGGTCTGTACAGATTTCTCTGAGTCCATTTACTCTGATAGGTGCTACCACAAGGTCCGGATTGCTTACTTCTCCGCTACGGGCCAGGTTTGGGATCAATTCCAGACTGGAGTATTATGATGCCAAATTGCTGACAGATATAGTGAGCCGGTCTGCAGGTATTCTGCAGACACCGATTGATGAAGTCGCCGCATTTGAAATAGCCAGAAGGAGCCGAGGCACCCCTAGAATTGCCAATATGCTGTTGCGTAGAACAAGGGATTTTGCACAGGTAAAAGGAAATGGTACCATTACCCTGGATATCGCCAAAATCGCACTGGACGCTCTGGATGTAGATGTGAATGGCCTTGATGAAATGGACAACAGAATCCTACTTACCATCATAGAAAAATTCAAAGGAGGACCGGTAGGCCTCAGCACCATCGCAACAGCCTGTGGCGAAGAAGCAGAGACCATAGAAGAAGTATATGAGCCCTTTTTGATCCAGGAAGGCTACCTGAAAAGAACCGCCAGGGGAAGGATGGCTACAGAGCTGGCTTATAAACATCTAAAAATCAAACCTGCTCAGGGAATGGGTGGCCTGTTTGAAGGGATGTAA
- a CDS encoding S1/P1 nuclease yields MKKLLSTSILVFLLVTQSFAWGQLGHYLIGYMADKQLKKSVRKKVEKVLYPMSIARSGTWMDDIKSDHTYDYAYSWHYMTSKNGEYDESIQEKGGNIFAEINRIKNELKAGNLEPHKEAEMLKMLIHLVEDIHQPLHVGTGEDKGGNDVKVQYFGKSTNLHAVWDSGMLDGKSMSYTEIGDELSRRIDKKTISKYRSGTMQDWLAEAVAARPAIYTLPENNKLSYAYGYENSQLLEERLIAASVRLAKILEEIYG; encoded by the coding sequence ATGAAAAAACTTCTCTCCACTTCAATACTTGTTTTTCTATTAGTCACCCAATCTTTTGCATGGGGTCAACTAGGCCACTATCTGATAGGGTACATGGCCGATAAACAGCTGAAAAAGTCTGTTCGGAAGAAGGTTGAGAAAGTACTCTACCCAATGTCAATCGCCAGAAGCGGAACATGGATGGATGACATCAAATCTGACCACACATATGATTATGCCTATTCCTGGCACTATATGACCAGCAAAAATGGTGAATATGATGAATCCATCCAGGAAAAGGGAGGAAATATATTTGCAGAAATCAATCGTATCAAAAATGAGCTGAAGGCAGGGAATCTTGAGCCTCACAAAGAAGCCGAAATGCTTAAAATGCTTATCCATCTGGTGGAGGATATTCATCAGCCATTGCATGTGGGTACAGGTGAAGACAAAGGTGGAAATGATGTGAAGGTACAGTACTTTGGTAAATCCACTAATCTTCACGCAGTTTGGGATAGTGGGATGCTTGATGGCAAGTCTATGAGCTATACTGAAATCGGTGATGAGCTTTCAAGGAGGATTGATAAAAAAACAATCAGTAAATACCGCTCAGGTACTATGCAGGATTGGCTAGCTGAAGCTGTAGCGGCCAGACCAGCTATCTATACACTTCCCGAAAACAACAAATTATCCTATGCCTATGGCTACGAAAATTCACAATTGTTAGAAGAGAGACTCATTGCTGCAAGTGTACGTCTAGCTAAGATTCTGGAGGAGATTTACGGATAA
- a CDS encoding M20 family metallopeptidase has product MLKDKIKALAKAYKQEVIANRRHLHANPELSFQEYNTAHFVKEKLEEIGITHIESKADTGWAVLIEGKNPDKRVIALRADMDALPIIEANDVPYKSTKPGVMHACGHDVHTASLLGAAKILHEIRDEFEGTIKLIFQPGEEVAPGGASLMIADKVLENPRPNGIIGQHVMPFIEVGKVGFRPGIYMASADEIYVTVKGKGGHAAMPETLIDPVLIASHMIVALQQVVSRAASPKIPSVLSFGRVEALGATNVIPNEVKIQGTFRTLDEDWRAKAHEKMLSIAKGIVEGMGGEVDFEIKKGYPFLKNDPELTFRSHQAAIAYLGEENVLDLDIWMAAEDFAFYSQEIEGCFYRLGTRNEAKGIISGVHTPTFDIDEDALEVGSGLMAFLAISELQKG; this is encoded by the coding sequence ATGCTGAAGGACAAAATTAAAGCACTGGCTAAGGCCTACAAACAAGAAGTAATTGCAAACCGTCGCCACCTTCACGCCAATCCGGAACTGTCATTTCAAGAATACAACACCGCACATTTTGTAAAGGAAAAACTCGAAGAAATAGGAATTACCCATATTGAGTCAAAAGCCGATACTGGATGGGCAGTGCTGATAGAAGGTAAAAACCCGGATAAGCGGGTAATAGCTCTCCGGGCGGATATGGATGCGTTGCCTATAATTGAGGCAAATGATGTTCCTTACAAATCCACAAAACCTGGCGTTATGCATGCCTGTGGACATGATGTGCATACTGCTTCTCTATTGGGCGCTGCAAAAATTCTTCATGAAATCAGGGATGAATTTGAAGGTACAATAAAGCTGATCTTTCAGCCCGGGGAAGAAGTGGCTCCTGGAGGAGCTTCTCTCATGATTGCGGATAAAGTACTAGAAAATCCCCGTCCTAACGGAATTATCGGTCAGCACGTAATGCCCTTTATAGAAGTGGGTAAAGTGGGCTTTCGTCCCGGGATATATATGGCCAGCGCAGATGAAATCTACGTGACTGTAAAAGGAAAAGGAGGTCATGCGGCGATGCCTGAAACGCTGATCGATCCTGTTCTGATCGCCTCCCACATGATAGTTGCACTTCAGCAGGTAGTGAGCAGAGCTGCCAGCCCAAAGATCCCTTCCGTACTTTCTTTTGGTAGAGTGGAAGCACTTGGAGCCACAAATGTGATCCCTAATGAAGTGAAGATTCAGGGGACTTTCCGGACGCTAGACGAAGATTGGAGAGCAAAGGCGCATGAGAAAATGCTATCTATTGCCAAAGGCATAGTAGAAGGTATGGGTGGAGAAGTTGACTTTGAGATCAAAAAAGGCTATCCGTTTTTGAAGAATGATCCTGAGTTGACTTTCAGATCCCATCAGGCAGCAATAGCCTATCTGGGAGAAGAAAATGTACTTGATCTGGATATCTGGATGGCGGCAGAGGATTTTGCTTTTTATTCACAGGAAATTGAAGGCTGCTTCTATAGATTAGGAACCAGAAATGAAGCTAAGGGTATTATTTCCGGTGTGCATACACCGACTTTCGATATTGATGAAGATGCTTTGGAAGTCGGATCAGGACTGATGGCATTTTTGGCAATCTCCGAACTCCAAAAAGGATGA